In Oscillatoria salina IIICB1, the following proteins share a genomic window:
- a CDS encoding Gfo/Idh/MocA family protein codes for MTVLNNSDIRVVVIGAGYMANKVHYPALSSFNDVKIEAICDRNVDKLHDTAAKYQIQKTYSDYRQMIEEVAPDAVFAIGQPHTMYDVWMWCLEHSLNLFIEKPLGLNLHQARALAYVAESNNCVTQVCFQRRASPILQKLVGECKAQGSVTYGSVEFIKNSPVPFLGARDRMFDDGIHAIDTLRYICEGEVIDIHSVTKRIGVPNINLIAALLEFDSGAYGQIHCNWTSGYRRFRAEIHGSSICAEVDLEGRGYLHRNGNVKGTEFDARQLARSNETFIFCGFQPKIREFLDCLRSVKQPSSNFSDVLKTHIIAEKILAKDLLDR; via the coding sequence ATGACTGTTTTAAACAACTCGGACATCAGAGTAGTGGTGATTGGCGCGGGATATATGGCGAATAAAGTTCATTATCCGGCTCTGTCTTCCTTTAACGATGTCAAAATTGAAGCGATTTGCGATCGCAATGTCGATAAGCTCCATGATACTGCTGCAAAATACCAAATTCAAAAGACTTATTCTGATTACAGACAAATGATTGAAGAAGTTGCTCCAGATGCAGTTTTTGCAATTGGTCAACCTCATACGATGTATGATGTTTGGATGTGGTGTCTCGAACATAGTTTAAATCTTTTTATCGAAAAACCATTAGGTTTGAATCTTCATCAGGCGCGAGCATTGGCTTATGTTGCAGAATCTAATAACTGTGTGACTCAGGTGTGTTTTCAAAGGCGAGCAAGTCCCATTTTGCAAAAACTGGTTGGGGAATGTAAAGCGCAAGGTTCGGTTACTTATGGTTCAGTTGAATTTATCAAGAATTCACCCGTCCCTTTTTTGGGGGCACGAGATCGAATGTTTGACGATGGAATTCATGCGATCGATACGCTGCGTTATATCTGTGAAGGAGAAGTTATTGACATTCATAGTGTAACTAAACGGATAGGTGTCCCGAACATTAATCTGATTGCTGCATTGCTTGAATTTGACTCTGGAGCATACGGACAAATTCACTGTAATTGGACTTCAGGTTACAGAAGATTTCGTGCGGAAATTCACGGATCTTCGATTTGCGCTGAAGTAGATTTAGAAGGGAGAGGCTATCTCCATCGGAATGGAAATGTTAAGGGAACAGAGTTTGATGCTCGACAGTTGGCTAGAAGCAATGAAACCTTTATTTTTTGCGGTTTTCAGCCTAAAATCAGAGAATTTTTAGACTGTCTGCGCTCTGTAAAACAACCAAGTTCAAATTTCTCAGATGTTCTCAAGACACATATCATTGCTGAAAAAATACTGGCTAAGGATTTACTGGATCGATAA